Below is a genomic region from Streptomyces sp. NBC_00461.
CCGCCCACGACGAGGGCCCCGCCACCGGGCGCACCCGGGTCGCCCCGCCCAGTGTGCTCGGCTGTGTTTGCCAATCGAAACGTTCTACCCGAGTCGCCGTCGGGCCAGCCGTCTCCGGGACGTGCGCCTGCAGAACTTGCAGAACCTGCAGAACCCGTGTGCCGACCGGTCCGCGTTCCTGGCGACCCTCCCCACCAACAAGCAAGACGCTCGTGCCGATAGGGGCCCCACGCGCCAGGCCGCACCCCGCATGAGCCAGGTGGCCACTCGGAGGATAGATTCCCCCATCCAGCCTTGGGCAGGCTTCCGGCCTCGTCGCGGTGCGCGCGCAGGGACGGTCCGGTGCCCGCCCACCCTCCCGTGTCCCCGTCACGGGAGAAAACGCCGGCCGCACTCAGGCCGGCGCTTCCCGCTGCCCCCCAAACCGCAGACGTGTTCACAGATGAGGAAGCCGTGCAACTACCCACCCGTGGTGACACGTTCGGTATATGTGCCGCGATAGCGGCCTCCACGCTCGTCCTTGCGACGGCGTCTCCCGCCTCCGCGCACACCCCGCGTTCCTACGCCACCACCCGTACGGTGCCGACCGTGTCCAGCCCCGTCAGCGCGTCCCCCGCCCGCACCACGACCGCGCACGACGCGAGCCCGGCAGAAGCATGGACGAGTGCGGCGGCCGAGAAGTTCTGGACCCCCCAGCGGATGGCCCAGGCCACCCCGGACAGCCCCCGCGGCGGGGCCCCGGCCGGCTGGAGACCCGCATCCACCGTCAACGGGGCGGCTGCGGCTAGGAACGGCAGCTACTTCGCGGGTGTCCCCACGGTAGGAACGTTTTTCCACTACGTGACGGACCCGGCCACCGACAAGCTCATGGGACGTTTCTGCTCCGCGAGCGTCGTCGACAGCCCGCAGGGCAACGTCATCCTGACCGCCGCGCACTGCTCCGGCGGCTCCAAGGGCATGTTCGTGCCCCGCTACGACGGCGCCGCGACGAACCCCGCGCCCTACGGCCGGTTCGCGGTCCAGCGGTGGATCCGCGACGCACGCTGGTACCAGGCCGACGGCCACCCCACCCGCGATGCCTACTCCGACTTCGACTACGCCTTCGCTCGGGTCGCCGACAACAAGCGAGGCCAGAATGTGCAGAAGGCTGTCGGCGCAGCGCTCAAGCTCGGCAAGGTGAACGGCCAGTACAAGCAGAACGTCACCGTCATCGGCTACCCCGGCAGCCACAACCCGAAGAACCGGCCCTTCATCTGCGCCGGTATCGGCACCCGCCAGTTGCCCGGCTACCACCAGATGCGCATGGACTGCGGCGGCTTCTACGGGGGCACCTCCGGAAGCCCCTGGATCACCGGCCTGAACGAGAGGACCGGCAGCGGAACCGTCATCGGCAACCTCGGCGGCTACTTCGGCGGCGGCCTGGAGAACAACAGCGACCGCATCTCGTTCGCCGCCACGTACGACCAGCGGGCCTTCGAGATCTACGATGCCGCGAAGAGGAACACCACCCCCCGCCAGTACCCGCGCGGTTACAGCATGTACCCCACCGGCGGAGGCGTGTGGCAGCACGCCATGAAGACCGCCTCCGGTGACTACACCGGCGACGGCAGGACCGACATGATCGCCATCTGGTCGGACGGCGAAGTCACCCTGTACATCGGAAACGGCAACGGCGGCTTCTCCGGCGAACGCCGGATCGCGAAGTCCTCGACCTGGACCCACGCCAAGACCATCGCCGGCGGAGACTTCAACGGCGACAACGTCTCCGACCTCATGGTGGTCTGGTCGGACGGCGAAGTCACCCTCTACACCGGAGACGGCAACGGCGGCTTCGCCAACGAAACCCAGATGGCAAAGCCCGGCAGCACCTGGAAGGACGCCGTCCAGATCACCGCCGGCCGCTACAGCGCCAACCAGTGGACCGACGACCTCATGGTCCGCTGGGCCGACGGCGAAACCACCCTCTACACCGATGTCGACAGCCGCGGATTCCTCCACGAGAACAAGCTGAAGTCCCCTAACGACACCTGGCGCCACGCCACCGTCCTCGCCGCGGGAAACTTCACCGGAGGCGCCAACTGGGACGTCATCGTCCGCTGGTCCGACGGCGAACTGACCCTCTACCGCGACTCCTCCGCCTCCGGCGTGGGAACGGAGATCAAGCTGAAGTCCTCTAACAAGCTGTGGACCCACGCCACCGTCATGACCGCCGGCGCCTACACACCCGGGGACCCCAACGACCTGCTCGTGCGCTGGTCCGACGGCGAGACCACCCTCTACACCGACACCACGACGACCCTCGGCCGCGAACACGTACTCGTCCCGCCGAAGGCCAGCTGATCACCGTCCAGGAAGGCGAGGCAGCACCGATGTACCTGCGCGTAGCCGGCATCGTCCTCACCGCGACCGCCCTCGGTCTGGCAACTGCCCCCGGAGCCCACGCAGCCGATGATCCGGGCCTCGCCGTCAGCCTCGCCCCCACAGACAGCGACAGCACCCCCGACGGGCCCCTCCAGCCGGGCGCGCCCGTCGAGGTCACCTCAGGCGTTGACCTGACGTCCCTGGCCGTGGGTGACAACGGCGGCTTCACAGTGACCTCTGGGGCGTTCGCGCACCCCGTCAAGGTGACCATGCAGAAGAACAGCTACGGCCAGGGCGAAGGCGCGATCCGTTGCGGCATCAAGCCGGGCAGCTATCCCGTCGACATCGCCGGACACCACGAAGGATCCGGGCTCACCGCGAAGCAGACGCATACGACCATCACCATCGCCGGGGGCGGCTCGCACTGCGATCAGGCATCCGGATCGTCCGCGAAGAGCACCACCACCCTCGCGGCCGTCGGCGGCGGCGCCGTCCTGGCGGTCGGAGCATTCGCCGTCGCCCGGCACCGGCGCAGCAAGAAACAGCGAGGCTAGCTGCTCTTGGCTTTCTGGGACTCCGGAGGTCTCCTGGCGTGGTGCTGCCGGCGACGGGAGGCTCGCTGGCGCGGAGGGCGGGTCAGCGTGATCTGACGGACCAGTTGTTGGAAGCAGGCCAGGGAGGCGACGGCCGGCAAGGCGGCCGCGGCGACACTCGTGAACGTCCTCTCGGCCTCGGCCATACAGAGGATCATCGCGAGGGAGGAAAACAGCAGAACGACGAACCAGGAGTGCACGGCACGGCGTTGGTGCAGGGCGGTCCGCAGGATGGACAGTGAGGCCACCATCCAGGGGCCATAGATCAGAAGAGGCCAGGCGTAAGTCGTGGCGCCCCGTGCACCCGGCGCGACGTGCTGCAGAGGTGAGTAGGCCACCATTCCGCCGAAGACGCTCACCATCGACACGATGGCGGCCGCCAAGGCGGCGATCACGAAGCTGACAGTCTGCAGCCACGTGAAGCGCAGTTTGCGAGAACGTACCTTCCGATGCCCGGCAGAGAAGCGCCGGATGGGTGGCAACTCAGCAGTGAGTTGTACCAGGTTGTCCATCGCATCGTCGGCGTCGGCGCCAGAGGACGGCTTGCTACGAGGGGGCCGGGCGGCAGCCCCCTGCTCTGCCGTCGCGACATCCTGCAAAAGGTGGGTGAGTTCCTCGACCGGGTCCCAGTTCTCCTGCGGGGGTGACATCGAACGCAGCGTGTCGGAAGCGCCCCTATGCCAATCGGTCGACTGTTCGTCGGTGTACGTACCGGGATACCGACTTTGCGGGGCGAACCAATGATCCGGATAATCGTGATTCACGAAATCCACCCCTCGTTACGCGCGGGATGCGTGGCAATCGGAACGCCCCTGACTGTTCCAACGCCGGCTGAGTTCCTCCTGGGTCGTATCCAGCAGGGTCAGGAGGTCACTGAGCAGCGGCTCAGTGACCCGCAGTTCGACCTTCGCACCGTCTACATGCAGGGTGCCGCGGGCATCGGGCGATGAGTACGCCGCGGCGGGCGTGAAGATGTATCGCCCTACCACCACAGCACGGGTCGCGGGAAGATTCTCTGCCGTCGCTCCCGAGTGGGGCGAGGGAAAGAGCCTTGCTTTCGTCATAGTCCGCTAACGCATGCCGCGCTTCTCCAGATGCGCGGCAAACGAGTGAGGCAATTTGGTGAAATTTTTAGAGAGGGAATTAATAATTAGAGCCAACCGGGCTGCGTTCAATGGCTAAAGAGTCGAAAGGTTTGTCCTTTGAGCTTTTTTCGGAAAGAAGGAACAGCTCGCCGCTCACGGATGGGGCCCGGCGGCATCTTCAGGGGACTTCGGGCTCGGCCGTCGCGGCATCGCTCAGTCGATCACGATCGGCGACCGCGAGCGCCACATCGAGAAGGATCCTTCCGGGATCGTGCAGCGCACAGACCCCGGCGCCACAGCGAGGGCTTCGGTCGGTCCCTGTTTGGCCCCCGAGCACGACAGAGGGCCAATCGCGATCACGCGATTGGCCCTCTGACTGGCGTCGGGGTGGCGGGATTTGAACCCACGACCTCTTCGTCCCGAACGCGATAGGGCTCTCTGTGGCCTTGGCTTGGTGGTGCTGACCTGTTGGTTTGGCTCCGGGATAGTCCACCATCGTCCAGGACCGTCTTGACTCGGTCGCTTCGTTTGGCCCCCTGTTTGGCCCCCGGACATCCGCTCTCGGGGCAGTTCGTGGCTAGGAGCTGGCTCCAGTGGACTTCTCACGCTGTGGCCGATTGCCCCTGCATCTCGACGGCATGTTCAGGCGCCGTAGCCACGACCCAGCGGCTGGTTGGCATGAGTGCAAGGTCTAAACCTCGACGACAGACTCCCGTCTACAAGCGCAAGGGGTTATAGTATGGCCTTCGTCACGTCTGGGGGGA
It encodes:
- a CDS encoding DUF2637 domain-containing protein: MDFVNHDYPDHWFAPQSRYPGTYTDEQSTDWHRGASDTLRSMSPPQENWDPVEELTHLLQDVATAEQGAAARPPRSKPSSGADADDAMDNLVQLTAELPPIRRFSAGHRKVRSRKLRFTWLQTVSFVIAALAAAIVSMVSVFGGMVAYSPLQHVAPGARGATTYAWPLLIYGPWMVASLSILRTALHQRRAVHSWFVVLLFSSLAMILCMAEAERTFTSVAAAALPAVASLACFQQLVRQITLTRPPRQRASRRRQHHARRPPESQKAKSS
- a CDS encoding FG-GAP repeat domain-containing protein; translation: MSSPVSASPARTTTAHDASPAEAWTSAAAEKFWTPQRMAQATPDSPRGGAPAGWRPASTVNGAAAARNGSYFAGVPTVGTFFHYVTDPATDKLMGRFCSASVVDSPQGNVILTAAHCSGGSKGMFVPRYDGAATNPAPYGRFAVQRWIRDARWYQADGHPTRDAYSDFDYAFARVADNKRGQNVQKAVGAALKLGKVNGQYKQNVTVIGYPGSHNPKNRPFICAGIGTRQLPGYHQMRMDCGGFYGGTSGSPWITGLNERTGSGTVIGNLGGYFGGGLENNSDRISFAATYDQRAFEIYDAAKRNTTPRQYPRGYSMYPTGGGVWQHAMKTASGDYTGDGRTDMIAIWSDGEVTLYIGNGNGGFSGERRIAKSSTWTHAKTIAGGDFNGDNVSDLMVVWSDGEVTLYTGDGNGGFANETQMAKPGSTWKDAVQITAGRYSANQWTDDLMVRWADGETTLYTDVDSRGFLHENKLKSPNDTWRHATVLAAGNFTGGANWDVIVRWSDGELTLYRDSSASGVGTEIKLKSSNKLWTHATVMTAGAYTPGDPNDLLVRWSDGETTLYTDTTTTLGREHVLVPPKAS